The nucleotide window GGGATGGTGGTGTTGCGCTCGATGATCTTGGTCATCACGCCGCCCTTGGTCTCGATGCCCAGGCTCAGCGGGGTGACGTCGAGCAGCAGGACGTCCTTGACTTCGCCCTTCAGCACACCGGCCTGCAGGCTGGCGCCCAGCGCAACGACCTCGTCCGGATTGACGCCCTTGTTGGGCTCCTTGCCGCCGGTCAGCTCCTTGACAAGATCAACAACGGCGGGCATCCGGGTCGAACCACCGACCAAGATCACGTGATCGATCTGGCCGACGCTGATCTTGGCGTCCTCGATCACGGCATGGAACGGGGCGCGGGTGCGATCGAGCAGATCGTTGGTCATCCGCTGGAACTCCGAACGGGTCAGCCGCTCCTCCAGGTGCAGCGGGCCGGACTCGCCGAGAGTCACGTACGGCAGGTTGATCTGGGTCTCGCTGGCCGAGGAGAGTTCGATCTTCGCCTTCTCGGCGGCTTCCTGCAGCCGCTGCCGGGCGAACTTGTCCTGAGCCAGGTCGACGCCGTTCTTGTTCTTGAACTGGGTCACCAGCCACTCGACGATCCGGGCGTCCCAGTCGTCGCCACCGAGCCGGTTGTCACCCTTGGTCGCCTTCACCTCGAAGACGCCGTCACCGATCTCCAGCAGGGAGACGTCGAAGGTGCCGCCACCGAGGTCGAAGACCAGGATGGTCTGCTCGCTGTCGGCCTTGTCCATGCCGTAGGCGAGGGCGGCCGCGGTCGGCTCGTTGATGATCCGGTCGACGGTCAGGCCGGCGATCTCACCGGCTTCCTTGGTGGCCTGCCGCTCGGCGTCGGAGAAGTACGCCGGGACGGTGATCACCGCGTTGGTGACGGTCTCACCGAGGTAGGCCTCGGCGTCCCGCTTCAGCTTCTGCAGCACGAAGGCGCTGATCTGCTGCGGCTTGTAGTCCTTGTCGTCGATCTTGACATGCCAGTCGGTGCCCATGTGGCGCTTGACGGAGCGGATGGTCCGCTCGACGTTGGTTGCGGCCTGGCGCTTGGCGACTTCACCGACCAGCACCTCGCCGCCCTTGGCGAATGCGACCACCGACGGGGTCGTACGCGACCCTTCGGCGTTGGGAATGACGGTGGGTTCTCCACCCTCGAGTACGGCGACGACCGAGTTGGTCGTGCCCAGGTCGATGCCGACTGCACGAGCCATGGTTTGTGTTCCTCCGGTTGCTTGACGTTGGTTCTCGTTGTTTGGGTAGCCGCCATGCTCGGCGGCCAGCCTGTACAACAAGCGAGGGTTGAGTCTATTCCACTCAACTTGGCCCTTGAGCGAGCCGGGCTCAACTATGCCCGATGGGCGGTCCAACTTCAACCGCGAGTTGAGCCGAATCCACTCAACCGGATGCGCGCTCACAGCCGCAGAAGCGACTCCCGCACCCAAAACTGGTCGGGCCGACGACAGCCGCGCGCACGACCGACTCCCGCAGCCGATATTTCGCGTGCGGCGGTGGATTTCGGGTGCGGGAGTGCGCGGACCGCGGCCGATTGGCGCGCGGCGGCCGATACCGGGTGCTGGTGTGCGCGCGGTTCCGGTGGCCCGCGGGATTCGGTGGCCTCGCTCCCGAGCCTTCGGTGGCCCCGGCGGCGACGCCGCCCCGTCGAGCCGAAATCACAGGAGCGTAGGCACCCATACGCGTACGAGAACAGCCGAAACCTCCTCGGATCCGCCGAAATGGACCGGCAGACAGCAACAGCCGCGCGCACGACCGACTCCCGCAGCCGATATTTCGCGCGCGGCGGTGGAGTTCGGGTGCGGGAGTGCCGGCCCACCGGTCTCCAGGGCAACCCGCGCGCGGCGGTGGAGTTCGGGTGCGGGACTGCAAGGCCACCGGGCCCAGGACGTCCTGGCGGCGTACCCGAGTTGCACGGCCCGGCGTGGGGGCCGCGTTCCGGGGCCGGAGTCGTCTAGATTCGAGGCCTTCCATCCCGACCGCCCACGCACGCATTCCGTGCTCCCCCAGGAGTGAGTTCCGATGGCTCGTTTCCTCCAGATCGCCCGCGACCTGGCACTGCTGTTGGCCCGGGTCGGATTGGGGTTCGTGTTGATCATGCACGGCTGGCGGCGCTGGCAGGTGCAGGGCGTCGAGAGCCAGATCGCCTACCTGCGTCGCTTCGGCACACCGTTCGCCGATTACGCCGCCTGGGGCGGCACCCTGCTCGAGCTGATCGGCGGGGTCTTCCTGATCGTCGGTGCCCTCACCCCGTTGGTGGCTGCCGCGGTCGTGGTCGAACAGGTGTTGATCATCTCGTACACGGCCTGGTCGAACTTCTTCATCACGCACGTCCGGGGCGACACCGTGACCTGGCAACGCGGCTACGAATACAACCTGATCATCGGGTTGCTGGCCCTGCTGCTGGTCGTCTTCGGCGGCGGTCGGATTGCGATCGATCGGCTGTTCCGCCGCAACCGCGCCGCGAACGACGAGCTCACCACCGATCAGACCTGACCCGAGCTCTGCGCCGAGCGCCGGCTGATCCGTACGACTACGGTGATCCGAAGAACGGCTTCACAGATAACCCACAGCGCGCACCCACCGGGTCCGCAGACTGTGCTGGGAGGGTGATGACCATGGCGCGATCAGAGCAACTCGGGGTCTCGGCCCCGACAGGCATGTCCCGGCCCGGGACGCCGACGCGGAATTCCACCGCAGCAGCGGCCCAGGCACCGATGACCCGACCGGACGGCACCCCGATCCGGGTGCTGGCGGTCGACGACGAGCAGAGCCTGACCGAACTGCTGTCGATGGCGATGCGGTACGAGGGTTGGCAGGTCACCACGGCCGGTTCCGGCAACGACGCGGTCCGCGCGGCCCGCGAGGTACGGCCCGACGTGATCGTGCTGGACATGATGTTGCCGGACTTCGACGGGTTGGAGGTGATGCGCAGGATCCGTACCGAGGACCCGGACGTGCCGGTGATCTTCCTGACCGCCAAGGACGCGGTCGAGGACCGGATCGGCGGGCTGACCGCCGGCGGCGACGACTACGTGACCAAGCCGTTCAGCCTGGAGGAGTTGATCGCCCGGCTGCGCGGACTGCTCCGCCGCAGCGGCGCCGGTGCCGCCCGCGACGACTCCAGCCTGGTGGTCGGCGACCTGGTGCTGAACGAGGACTCGCACGAGGTCTACCGCGCCGGTCAGGAGATCCACCTGACTGCGACCGAGTTCGAGCTGCTGCGCTATCTGATGCGTAACCCGCGCCGGGTGCTGTCCAAGGCGCAGATCCTGGACCGGGTCTGGAACTACGACTTCGGCGGTCAGGCCAACGTGGTCGAGCTCTACATCTCCTACCTGCGCAAGAAGATCGACGCCAACCGGTCACCGATGATCCACACCATGCGCGGCGCGGGCTACGTGCTGCGCCCCGCCGCCGACTGAGAAGTCCGTACGTGACCGACGATCGTTCCACCCCGGTGTCGTCGACCGACGCGCCATCCGCCTCAGCCGCCGGTCCGGTGACACAGCAGCCGGCGCAGCAACCGCCAACACTCCCCGGCGGCCCGCCCGGCCGCCCTTCCTCCGTCGACCCGGCGCGCGCCGAGGCGGTTCCCGTGTCGGACCTGGCTGTCGTCTCGCCACAACCCGGAGTGTTCGCCCGCGGCACGCTGGGTCGGCAACTGCTGATCCGAGTGGTGCTGATCGTCGCCGCGATCGCCGTCCTGCTCAGTGCCGCCAGCCTGTTCACCACCCAGCAGTTGATGTTGCAGAACACCGACTCGCAGCTGCAGGGGATTGTCGCTCGGTTGCGGGCACCCGACGGGACAACGGCCGACCGGTTGCTGCAGCCCGGCCAACCGCAGGGCACGCTCTATGCGATCTTCACAGGCGGCGCGACCCCCGCCGAGTCCGGGCTGCTGGTCAAGCAGCAGGGGCATGCTCCGTTGGAACGGACTTCGTTGCCGGACCAAGCGTTGTCGACCCTGTCCGACGTCCCGGTGGACGGCAACTACCACACCGTGCATCTGGGTAGCTCGCTCGGCGCCTATCGAGTGACCGCTCTGTCCGCCACGTATGGCAACACACCCAGCTCATCGGTCCCGGCCACGCTGGTGGTCGGCACCTCCCTGTCCGACGTCAACCACATGCTGCAGCAGATCATCCGGGTCGCCGTCCCGCTGTCACTGCTGGCGATCATCGTTGCCGGACTGGCGGTCGGCATCGTGGTACGACGCAGCCTGCGGCCGCTCAATCGGGTTGCCACCACCGCCCAGCAGGTCTCCCAACTGCAGCTGGATCGCGGCGAGGTCGCGCTGGCGATGCGGGTGCCGCAGGCCGACGCCAATCCGGCGTCCGAGGTCGGCCGGGTCGGACAGGCGCTCAATCACATGCTGGACAACGTCGATGGGGCCTTGGCCGCACGGCAGGCCAGCGAGACCAAGCTCAAGCAGTTCATCGCCGACGCCTCCCACGAGCTGCGCAATCCGCTGGCCTCGATCAGCGGCTACGCGGAGCTGACCCGGCGCGGCCGTGATCAACTTCCTGCCGACACCGCGTTCGCGCTCGGCCGGGTCGAGTCCGAGGCCCGGCGGATGTCCCGTCTGGTCGAGGATCTGCTGCTGCTGGCCCGGCTCGACTCCGGACCCAACATCGACATCGGGCCGGTCGACCTGACCGAGTTGTTGATCAATGCCGTCAGTGACGCCCGCGCGGCCGGCCAAGATCATCAGTGGATTCTCGATCTCGACAGTGCCTCCGTCGGCGGAGATTCGATGATCATCACCGGCGATCGCTACCGGCTGCACCAGGCCGTACTGAACCTGCTGACCAACGCTCGCACCCACACCCCCGCGGGAACCACGGTCCGCGTCGGGCTGCGCGTCGACCGGACCGACGCCTTGATCACGGTCGCCGACAACGGCCCGGGGATCCCGCAAAAGCTGCAGGGGCAGGTGTTCGAACGGTTCACCCGTGCCGACAGCAGCCGCGCCCGCACCGGCGATCCCAGCAGCGGCAGCACCGGACTCGGACTGGCCATCGTCGCCGCCGTGGTCGAGGCCCATCACGGACGAGTGGCCGTGCAGAGCGTTCCCGGCAGCACCGAGTTCAGCATCAGGCTGCCGCTGCCGCAGCGCTGACGAGCTGATCATCTCCTGCACCTTCGCAGCCGTTCGCCAGTGGCCCTGGCGCTATCGGAGCCTTTCCTTATAGGGTTGCTATCAGTCTCGGGGAGTTCCTGATCAGAGCTCGAGGACTCGCAATGAAGAAGACTGCAAAGGGCGCCATTGCCGCTTCTGCCGCGGTGGTGCTGTTGGCCGGCGGCGCCGGATCGCTGGCCTACTGGACCGACAGCGCATCGGTCGACGGCGGCACGATCAACTCCGGTCACCTGCGTCTGGTGACCGACGACACAAACACCGGTTGTACCGACTGGACCCTCGACGGCGGCGACCCGTACGTGGCCGGCACCACCGAGGTCGTTCCGGGTGACGTACTGACCAAGACCTGCGCCTTCACCCTGGAGGCGGCCGGCGACCACCTGGAGGGGACGGTCGAGGCATCGGCAGCGAATGTGACCGGCGACTTGGCCGCCGCCCTCGACGTCAACGTCAGCGGACTCACGCTGAACGGCGAGGCGGCCAGCACCTTCACCGAGGCCAACGACGGGCAGGCGCTCGGCGTCGACGTCTCCGTGACCGTCCGGCCCGAATCCGACAACACGACGATGGATGTGTCGGCCGTGTTGGACAGCATCACGGTGACGGCGACCCAGACTCACGCCTGAGTGTCGGCGATGAGCAAGATCACCGGCGGACTCATCAGCCGGTCGACGATGATCAGACCGTCCGTGATCATCGGCTGGGTCGGCCGCATCCTGCTCTGGATGATCATCCTCGGCTGCTTGGCGATCCTGCTGCTCACGGTGCTGATCCCTCGGCTGGCCGGCGCCACCCCGTACACGATCATGACCGGTTCGATGCGACCTGCACTGCCACCCGGGACGCTCGTGGTGGTCAGGCCGGTCCCGGTGGAACGAATCGGTGTCGGCTCGGTGATCACCTACCAGCTGAAGTCGGGACAACCCACGGTGGTGACGCACCGGGTGATCAGTCAAGGCACGAACGGCAAGGGAGAGCTGCGATTCCGGACCCAGGGAGATGCCAACGACGTCGCAGACCAGGCCTGGGTGCGGTCGGTCCAGATCCGCGGTGAGGTCTGGTACGCGCTGCCTTTCCTCGGCTACCCAGCCCAGTTGATCACCGGCCGGCAGCACCAACTGCTGGTGTATCTGCTCAGTGTCGTGTTGCTGGGTTATGCCGTCTTCATGTTCGCCTCCGCGGTCCGCGATCGCCGTAGGCCGCGCAGGTCACAGCAGCGGGAGGTGCAGAAGGCAGCATGAAGATCATCTGGCGCGCAGGCATCGCCTTGGCGATCACGACCGGTCTGCTGACGGCGCTGCCGTCGGCCCCGGCGCACGCCCAGGACGAGGTGCTGCTCAGCCGTGATCGACACAGCTGGGCGCCGGGACTGGACCGGCCGCTCTTCGATCCCACGACCCACTGGGTCCCCGGCGATGTGGCTGAATCCGCCTTCTGGGTAAGGAATGCGGCCGTCACAGCGGGGACACTCGGCCTCGCGTTGAACGTTGACGCCGAAGATCGCCTGCTGAGGACCGGCATCGTCCGGATCACGGCTCGGGTCGCGGGCAGCGACTGGGTTGCACTGGTTCCCGACGGCGTGCAGCAACGGCTGGACCCGTCGCTGCCATCGGGCGCCGAGACCAAGATCATCATCCGAGTTCGTTATCGCTGGTCTGCCGACAACTCAACCCAGTACGAGCTCAGTCCGCTGAACCTCCGAGTGACGCTGACGCAATCGACAGCCACTGATCACCGACCACCGACCGGTCACGCCCATCCGCCACTTCCCCATACCGGCAACATGATCGCCGGCTGGCTGGCCCCCGTCGGCGGACTGTTGATCGGTGTCGGCCTGGTGCTGGTGCTGGTGCGATCCCGGCGTCCACGTCGTACGGGAGGCGATCGTGGCTGACAAGAGACGGACTCGGCGCAGCCTGCGCTCGATGCGGATACGAGCCGCGCTCGCGTTGGGCGCCGTGGCCTGCGTCGGCGTGGCCGGCACCTACGCCTACTGGACCGACAGTGTCCCGGTCAGCGGCGTGACCATCTCCACCGGCACACTTGATCTCAAGATCAACAACGCCGATTCGCTACCGAACTACACCGCACTGAATCTCACCGGCATGGTGCCGGGCAACTCGAGCGCGGCCGTGCTGACGGTCCGCAACGGCGGCACCGTCCCGTTGACCTACTATGCCGATTCGACGGCCGGCGGAACCCTCGGTAGCGCGTTCACGGTCAAGATCACTGCAGACACCGCGACCGGCGGTTCCGGCAGCAGCAAGACCTGTCCCGGCAGCACCTTGACCGGCACCGGAACCAGCTTCGGCAACAACCTGATCGGATCCAGCGCCAACCCGCGATCGCTGGCCGTCAGCGGATCTGAATCGCTGTGCATACAGGTGACACTGCCGAACTCGGCGACCTCCAGCCTGCAGGGCACCAGCAGCAACGTCACGCTGACGTTCAATGCCGAGCAGGTGCACTGATGCGGCGAGTCGCGTACCGCTTCGGCGATGCCGCCCTGTGGTTCGTGGCGATCATCGGCTGCTGCTGCCTCATCCTGATCTTCGCTGGTCTCGCTCTCGGCACTCATCCGTTGATCTTTCGATCGGGCTCGATGTCGCCGACGATCACCGCCGGAAGCCTCGGCGTCGCCCGCGAGGTCCCCGCCGACAAGATCGCGATCGGCGACATCGTTTCCGTTCCTGCACAGGGATCCCGGGTCACCCATCGGGTGGTGTCGGCCCACCTCACTGATGGAGTTACCGAACTCCACCTCAAGGGCGACGCCAATCATCAACCCGATGAGCA belongs to Microlunatus elymi and includes:
- a CDS encoding DoxX family protein, whose protein sequence is MARFLQIARDLALLLARVGLGFVLIMHGWRRWQVQGVESQIAYLRRFGTPFADYAAWGGTLLELIGGVFLIVGALTPLVAAAVVVEQVLIISYTAWSNFFITHVRGDTVTWQRGYEYNLIIGLLALLLVVFGGGRIAIDRLFRRNRAANDELTTDQT
- a CDS encoding response regulator transcription factor, whose protein sequence is MTRPDGTPIRVLAVDDEQSLTELLSMAMRYEGWQVTTAGSGNDAVRAAREVRPDVIVLDMMLPDFDGLEVMRRIRTEDPDVPVIFLTAKDAVEDRIGGLTAGGDDYVTKPFSLEELIARLRGLLRRSGAGAARDDSSLVVGDLVLNEDSHEVYRAGQEIHLTATEFELLRYLMRNPRRVLSKAQILDRVWNYDFGGQANVVELYISYLRKKIDANRSPMIHTMRGAGYVLRPAAD
- a CDS encoding sensor histidine kinase, which gives rise to MSDLAVVSPQPGVFARGTLGRQLLIRVVLIVAAIAVLLSAASLFTTQQLMLQNTDSQLQGIVARLRAPDGTTADRLLQPGQPQGTLYAIFTGGATPAESGLLVKQQGHAPLERTSLPDQALSTLSDVPVDGNYHTVHLGSSLGAYRVTALSATYGNTPSSSVPATLVVGTSLSDVNHMLQQIIRVAVPLSLLAIIVAGLAVGIVVRRSLRPLNRVATTAQQVSQLQLDRGEVALAMRVPQADANPASEVGRVGQALNHMLDNVDGALAARQASETKLKQFIADASHELRNPLASISGYAELTRRGRDQLPADTAFALGRVESEARRMSRLVEDLLLLARLDSGPNIDIGPVDLTELLINAVSDARAAGQDHQWILDLDSASVGGDSMIITGDRYRLHQAVLNLLTNARTHTPAGTTVRVGLRVDRTDALITVADNGPGIPQKLQGQVFERFTRADSSRARTGDPSSGSTGLGLAIVAAVVEAHHGRVAVQSVPGSTEFSIRLPLPQR
- a CDS encoding alternate-type signal peptide domain-containing protein translates to MKKTAKGAIAASAAVVLLAGGAGSLAYWTDSASVDGGTINSGHLRLVTDDTNTGCTDWTLDGGDPYVAGTTEVVPGDVLTKTCAFTLEAAGDHLEGTVEASAANVTGDLAAALDVNVSGLTLNGEAASTFTEANDGQALGVDVSVTVRPESDNTTMDVSAVLDSITVTATQTHA
- a CDS encoding signal peptidase I; this encodes MSKITGGLISRSTMIRPSVIIGWVGRILLWMIILGCLAILLLTVLIPRLAGATPYTIMTGSMRPALPPGTLVVVRPVPVERIGVGSVITYQLKSGQPTVVTHRVISQGTNGKGELRFRTQGDANDVADQAWVRSVQIRGEVWYALPFLGYPAQLITGRQHQLLVYLLSVVLLGYAVFMFASAVRDRRRPRRSQQREVQKAA
- a CDS encoding LPXTG cell wall anchor domain-containing protein, encoding MKIIWRAGIALAITTGLLTALPSAPAHAQDEVLLSRDRHSWAPGLDRPLFDPTTHWVPGDVAESAFWVRNAAVTAGTLGLALNVDAEDRLLRTGIVRITARVAGSDWVALVPDGVQQRLDPSLPSGAETKIIIRVRYRWSADNSTQYELSPLNLRVTLTQSTATDHRPPTGHAHPPLPHTGNMIAGWLAPVGGLLIGVGLVLVLVRSRRPRRTGGDRG
- a CDS encoding SipW-dependent-type signal peptide-containing protein, which produces MADKRRTRRSLRSMRIRAALALGAVACVGVAGTYAYWTDSVPVSGVTISTGTLDLKINNADSLPNYTALNLTGMVPGNSSAAVLTVRNGGTVPLTYYADSTAGGTLGSAFTVKITADTATGGSGSSKTCPGSTLTGTGTSFGNNLIGSSANPRSLAVSGSESLCIQVTLPNSATSSLQGTSSNVTLTFNAEQVH